One window from the genome of Rhodopseudomonas sp. P2A-2r encodes:
- a CDS encoding ABC transporter permease → MASLRHFRKLDRYIVPVLILAGWEAFSRSGALPAALLPAPSTVVWAWADWLFGTDGNTQTYSGHWLSDMAASLSRVLAGFAIATVLAVSTGVAIGWSRKIEVIIEPTLQMLRPIPPVSWIPLAIIWFGIANKPAIFLVFLGAFFPILLNTIHGVKTCDRNLIRAGAMVGGGNRELLRFIVLPAALPSIFAGLRIGIGSAWMLTVTAEMVAVKSGLGYVLWDSYYFLRYDLVLAAMASIGLLGFLSDLGIRAVMSQVLHWQRNTTIAGE, encoded by the coding sequence ATGGCCAGCCTCCGGCACTTCAGAAAACTCGACCGCTATATCGTGCCGGTGCTGATCCTGGCCGGCTGGGAAGCGTTCTCGCGCTCGGGCGCGCTTCCCGCCGCCTTGCTCCCCGCCCCGTCCACCGTGGTGTGGGCATGGGCGGACTGGCTGTTCGGCACCGACGGCAACACCCAGACCTATAGCGGGCACTGGCTGTCCGACATGGCCGCCAGCCTGTCCCGCGTGCTGGCGGGATTTGCCATCGCCACGGTACTGGCGGTGTCCACCGGCGTCGCCATCGGCTGGTCGCGCAAGATCGAGGTGATCATCGAGCCGACGCTGCAGATGCTGCGGCCGATCCCGCCGGTGTCGTGGATTCCGCTGGCAATCATCTGGTTCGGCATCGCCAACAAGCCGGCGATCTTCCTGGTGTTTCTCGGGGCGTTCTTCCCGATCCTGCTCAACACCATCCACGGCGTGAAGACCTGCGACCGCAACCTGATCCGCGCCGGCGCCATGGTCGGCGGCGGCAACCGCGAGCTGCTGCGCTTCATCGTGCTGCCGGCGGCGCTGCCCAGCATCTTCGCCGGCCTGCGCATCGGCATCGGCTCCGCCTGGATGCTGACCGTGACCGCCGAGATGGTCGCCGTCAAAAGCGGCCTCGGCTATGTGCTCTGGGATTCCTATTACTTCCTGCGGTACGACCTCGTGCTGGCGGCGATGGCCAGCATCGGCCTGCTCGGCTTTCTCAGCGACCTCGGCATCCGCGCGGTGATGAGCCAGGTGCTGCACTGGCAGCGCAACACCACGATCGCGGGAGAATAG
- a CDS encoding NAD-dependent epimerase/dehydratase family protein → MNVLIFGGTGFVGLNIADVLLSRGHAVTLFDRAGLPPAAQRAFRRHGDRLTMVLGDILDRAAVDAAIAGGIDAIVLGAAITADAERDAADPESILQVNLMAQTPILVAAKRHGVRRVINLSSAGAYGAAAFRHALLDEELTCDPQSLYAITKFASEKVAARLAALWSMDIVSVRLSGVFGPWERATGVRDTLSPQMQIIDALHAGREAVLPRAGVKDSIYAPDVADAIALLLEAARPQHRLYNISTGVEWSALQWGEALAALNPGFVCRLAAPGEAPNVNLHSAADRAPLAVTRLAEEFGWRARFGCADSAADLQDWSQHQEGN, encoded by the coding sequence ATGAACGTCCTGATCTTTGGCGGCACCGGTTTTGTGGGGCTCAATATCGCCGATGTCCTGCTGTCGCGGGGCCATGCGGTGACATTGTTCGACCGCGCAGGCTTGCCGCCGGCGGCGCAGCGGGCCTTCCGCCGTCATGGCGACAGGCTGACGATGGTATTGGGCGACATCCTCGATCGCGCCGCGGTCGATGCGGCCATCGCCGGCGGCATCGATGCGATCGTGCTTGGCGCCGCGATCACCGCCGATGCGGAACGCGACGCCGCCGATCCCGAGAGCATTCTGCAGGTCAACCTGATGGCGCAGACGCCGATCCTTGTTGCGGCCAAGCGTCACGGCGTTCGACGCGTGATCAACCTGTCCTCCGCGGGCGCCTATGGCGCCGCCGCCTTTCGGCACGCGCTGCTCGACGAGGAACTGACCTGCGATCCCCAGTCGCTTTACGCCATCACCAAATTCGCTTCCGAGAAGGTCGCCGCGCGCCTCGCCGCGCTGTGGTCCATGGACATCGTCAGCGTGCGGCTCAGCGGCGTGTTCGGACCGTGGGAGCGGGCGACCGGCGTGCGCGACACGCTGAGCCCGCAGATGCAGATCATCGACGCGCTGCATGCGGGACGCGAAGCCGTGCTGCCGCGCGCCGGCGTCAAGGACTCGATCTACGCGCCGGACGTGGCCGACGCCATCGCCCTGCTGCTCGAGGCTGCCAGGCCGCAACATCGCCTGTACAATATCTCCACCGGCGTCGAATGGTCGGCGCTGCAATGGGGTGAAGCACTGGCGGCGCTCAATCCGGGCTTCGTCTGCCGGCTCGCCGCGCCGGGCGAAGCCCCGAACGTCAATCTGCACAGCGCCGCCGACCGCGCGCCGCTGGCTGTGACGCGCCTCGCGGAGGAGTTTGGCTGGCGGGCGCGCTTTGGCTGCGCCGATTCCGCGGCTGACCTTCAGGACTGGTCGCAGCATCAGGAAGGAAACTGA
- a CDS encoding ABC transporter ATP-binding protein, whose translation MATIDISHVSKVFKDAKRKADVIALDDINLEVSKNQFLCLLGPSGCGKSTLLNMIAGFEKPSSGTVTVDGQLITSPGSDRGVVFQQANLMPWLPVWENVGFHLKLRGGQKEERRTVAQRYIDMVGLTGFENHYPSELSGGMNQRVGIARALLMNPQVILMDEPFGALDEQTRMEMQNELVRIWQQHQGTIVFVTHGIDEALTLGTHVAVMSARPGRIKEIIPIDLERPRDITSPQFNEIKRHILDLLRSERATPTLETLDHP comes from the coding sequence ATGGCAACGATCGATATTTCCCACGTCTCCAAGGTCTTCAAGGACGCCAAGCGCAAGGCCGACGTCATCGCGCTCGACGACATCAACCTGGAGGTTTCCAAGAACCAGTTCCTGTGCCTGCTCGGCCCCAGCGGCTGCGGCAAATCAACCCTGCTGAACATGATCGCCGGCTTCGAGAAGCCGTCGTCCGGCACCGTCACCGTCGACGGCCAGCTGATCACATCGCCAGGCTCCGATCGCGGTGTCGTGTTCCAGCAGGCCAATCTGATGCCGTGGCTGCCGGTTTGGGAAAACGTAGGCTTCCATCTCAAGCTGCGGGGCGGCCAGAAGGAAGAACGCCGCACCGTCGCCCAGCGCTACATCGACATGGTCGGCCTCACCGGCTTTGAAAACCATTATCCATCCGAGCTGTCCGGCGGCATGAACCAGCGCGTCGGCATCGCCCGCGCGCTCTTGATGAATCCGCAGGTCATCCTGATGGACGAGCCGTTCGGCGCGCTCGACGAGCAGACCCGGATGGAGATGCAGAACGAGCTGGTGCGGATCTGGCAGCAGCATCAGGGGACCATCGTCTTCGTCACCCACGGCATCGACGAGGCGCTGACCCTCGGCACCCATGTCGCAGTCATGAGCGCCCGGCCCGGCCGCATCAAGGAGATCATCCCGATCGACCTCGAGCGACCGCGCGATATCACCAGCCCGCAGTTCAACGAGATCAAGCGGCACATCCTCGACCTGCTCCGCTCGGAGCGGGCAACACCCACCCTCGAAACTCTGGATCACCCATGA
- a CDS encoding ABC transporter substrate-binding protein — MKRLLLGICLALGLTSAMSSGALAQSEPVIKLGYAKCAHCTPMSLTPQYAKGVQIDAVGFNTGTDALTALISKNLDVAQVTYLHYAIALDKGFDVVAISGQVNGGSAMLVGNDLPVTPNDWASLKKVIADYKAAGKPFRVAASRGNAQDIHMRGAFAKQGIDINKDVQFVNIPNPSDHLQALRRGEIELICTVEPFATQILQQKAAKMFGLPYDQAAGKLTNLILTRSDVVKDKPKELEATVKAIVKVDEFVAADKGALIDVISKVTGLDKAIATGAVDNLDPDPKMYRASALAIANMMRDLKYINSDVSAAVEKNMNYTFLEAATGKPKTELGY, encoded by the coding sequence ATGAAACGATTATTGCTCGGCATTTGTCTCGCCCTTGGATTGACCTCGGCCATGTCATCCGGCGCCCTCGCCCAATCAGAGCCCGTCATCAAGCTCGGTTACGCCAAGTGCGCCCATTGCACGCCGATGTCGCTGACCCCGCAATACGCCAAGGGCGTGCAGATCGATGCCGTCGGCTTCAACACCGGCACCGACGCACTCACCGCGCTGATCTCGAAAAATCTCGATGTCGCGCAGGTCACCTATCTTCATTACGCCATCGCGCTCGACAAGGGTTTCGACGTGGTCGCGATTTCCGGCCAGGTCAACGGCGGCTCCGCCATGCTGGTCGGCAACGACCTGCCGGTTACGCCCAACGACTGGGCCTCGCTGAAGAAGGTCATCGCCGACTACAAGGCAGCCGGCAAGCCGTTCCGCGTGGCTGCGTCGCGCGGCAATGCGCAGGACATCCACATGCGCGGCGCCTTCGCCAAGCAGGGTATCGACATCAACAAGGATGTGCAGTTCGTCAATATTCCCAACCCGTCGGACCATCTGCAGGCGCTGCGCCGCGGCGAGATCGAACTGATCTGCACCGTCGAGCCGTTCGCCACGCAGATTCTGCAGCAGAAGGCGGCCAAGATGTTCGGCCTGCCCTACGACCAGGCCGCCGGCAAGCTGACGAACCTGATCCTGACCCGCTCCGACGTGGTCAAGGACAAGCCCAAGGAACTCGAAGCGACCGTCAAGGCGATCGTCAAGGTCGATGAATTCGTCGCCGCCGACAAGGGCGCGCTGATCGACGTCATCTCCAAGGTCACCGGCCTCGACAAGGCCATCGCGACAGGCGCCGTCGACAATCTCGATCCCGATCCGAAGATGTACCGCGCCTCGGCGCTGGCCATCGCCAACATGATGCGGGACCTGAAGTACATCAACTCCGACGTCTCCGCCGCGGTCGAGAAGAACATGAACTACACATTCCTCGAAGCCGCCACCGGCAAGCCCAAGACCGAACTCGGCTATTGA
- a CDS encoding aspartate/glutamate racemase family protein, with translation MTKRVLLGQLTPSSNTALEPITTAMLAGLPEVSAHFSRFKVTEIALSNTALAQFDNSEILRAAELLAHAKVDVIGWNGTSSGWLGFEADVRLCEQITAATGIPATTSMLALNEILATTGVKKLGYVTPYLDAVQAKILDNYGKLGIACGGERHLNLQDNFSFSEVPVPQLEQMTRDVAADKPDAIAIICTNLRVAPSTAKLEQETGIPVYDTIATVVWKCLKMAGVDTKRVTGWGSLFQNV, from the coding sequence ATGACCAAACGCGTTCTGCTCGGCCAGCTCACCCCATCGTCCAACACGGCGCTGGAGCCGATCACCACCGCCATGCTGGCGGGGCTTCCGGAAGTCTCCGCACACTTCTCCCGCTTCAAGGTCACCGAGATAGCCCTGTCCAACACCGCGCTGGCGCAGTTCGACAATTCGGAGATCCTGCGGGCCGCCGAACTGCTGGCCCACGCCAAGGTCGACGTGATCGGCTGGAACGGCACGTCGTCGGGCTGGCTTGGCTTCGAAGCCGACGTCCGCCTGTGCGAGCAGATCACGGCCGCCACCGGCATTCCCGCCACCACCTCGATGCTGGCGCTGAACGAGATCCTTGCCACTACGGGCGTGAAGAAGCTCGGCTATGTGACGCCCTATCTCGATGCGGTTCAGGCAAAGATCCTGGACAATTACGGCAAGCTCGGCATCGCTTGCGGCGGTGAGCGCCATCTCAACCTGCAGGACAACTTTTCGTTCTCGGAAGTGCCGGTGCCGCAACTGGAGCAGATGACCCGCGACGTCGCCGCTGACAAGCCCGACGCCATTGCCATCATCTGCACCAATCTGCGGGTGGCGCCGTCGACCGCGAAACTGGAGCAGGAAACCGGCATCCCGGTCTACGACACCATCGCCACCGTGGTATGGAAGTGCCTGAAGATGGCCGGCGTCGACACCAAGCGAGTGACCGGCTGGGGCTCGCTGTTCCAGAACGTCTGA
- a CDS encoding GntR family transcriptional regulator yields the protein MIVDGELAAGAPLPEKMLCETFGVSRTPLREAFKILAAEGLIELRSHRTPVVTPVNRDEIADSFAVMVALDGVAGAQAAMLATDADIARLDAMHEQLVALHRDAARAAYFRMNQDIHIEITRLAGNPVLLNIWTTLNANIYRARATANYDAKRWTESVKEHEDFMALLRARCAGLCGVAQRAYPQDRRRGSRGVENRSRGGWLVADAILPCVMLPVE from the coding sequence ATGATCGTCGACGGCGAACTCGCGGCCGGCGCGCCGTTGCCGGAAAAGATGCTGTGCGAGACCTTCGGCGTGTCGCGCACGCCGCTGCGCGAGGCATTCAAGATCCTGGCCGCCGAAGGACTGATCGAATTGCGCTCGCACCGGACGCCGGTGGTGACGCCGGTCAACCGCGATGAGATCGCTGACAGCTTTGCCGTCATGGTGGCGCTCGATGGCGTGGCCGGCGCCCAGGCCGCAATGCTTGCGACCGACGCCGATATCGCCCGGCTCGATGCGATGCATGAGCAGTTGGTGGCGCTGCACCGTGATGCGGCACGCGCAGCCTATTTTCGCATGAACCAGGATATTCACATCGAAATCACGCGGCTCGCCGGCAACCCGGTGCTGCTCAACATCTGGACCACCTTGAACGCCAATATCTATCGTGCGCGCGCGACGGCGAATTACGATGCGAAACGGTGGACCGAGTCCGTCAAGGAGCACGAGGATTTCATGGCGCTGCTGCGCGCGCGATGCGCAGGGCTTTGCGGCGTCGCTCAGCGCGCATACCCGCAAGACCGGCGACGCGGTTCTCGCGGCGTTGAAAACCGCAGCCGAGGCGGGTGGCTAGTCGCGGACGCCATCTTGCCTTGCGTCATGCTGCCTGTTGAATGA